A stretch of Manis javanica isolate MJ-LG chromosome 1, MJ_LKY, whole genome shotgun sequence DNA encodes these proteins:
- the SOCS5 gene encoding suppressor of cytokine signaling 5: MDKVGKMWNNFKYRCQNLFSHEGGSHSENVDMNSNRCLSGKEKNIGIGDSTPQQQSSPLRDSVALQLGFSPSKNSSRRNQNCATEIPQIVEISIEKDNDSCVIPGTRLARRDSYSRHAPWGGKKKHSCSTKTQSSLDSEKKFGRTRSGLQRRERRYGVSSVHDMDSVSSRTVGSRSLRQRLQDTVGFCFPMRTYNKQSKPLFSNKRKIHLSELMLEKCPFPAGSDLAQKWHLIKQHTAPVSPHSTFFDTFDPSLVSTEDEEDRLRERRRLSIEEGVDPPPNAQIHTFEATAQVNPLYKLGPKLAPGMTEINGDSSVIPQANCDSEEDTTTLCLQSRRQKQRQVSGDSHAHVSRQGAWKVHTQIDYIHCLVPDLLQITGNPCYWGVMDRYEAEALLDGKPEGTFLLRDSAQEDYLFSVSFRRYNRSLHARIEQWNHNFSFDAHDPCVFHSSTVTGLLEHYKDPSSCMFFEPLLTISLNRTFPFSLQYICRAVICRCTTYDGIDGLPLPSVLQDFLKEYHYKQKVRVRWLEREPVKAK, encoded by the coding sequence ATGGATAAAGTGGGGAAAATGTGGAATAACTTCAAGTACAGGTGTCAGAATCTCTTCAGTCATGAGGGAGGAAGCCATAGTGAAAATGTGGACATGAACTCCAACAGATGTTTGTCtggcaaagagaaaaacattgGTATAGGAGACTCAACTCCTCAGCAACAAAGCAGTCCCTTAAGAGACAGTGTTGCCTTACAACTGGGATTTAGCCCCTCAAAGAATTCTTCAAGGAGAAACCAAAACTGTGCCACTGAAATTCCTCAGATTGTTGAAATAAGCATAGAAAAGGATAATGATTCATGTGTCATCCCAGGAACAAGACTTGCGAGAAGAGATTCCTATTCTCGACATGCTCCATGGGGTGGGAAGAAAAAACATTCCTGTTCCACAAAGACCCAGAGTTCATTGGATAGTGAAAAAAAGTTTGGGAGAACGCGAAGTGGACTTCAAAGGCGAGAGAGGCGATATGGCGTAAGCTCTGTACATGATATGGACAGCGTTTCCAGCAGAACTGTAGGAAGTCGCTCTCTGAGACAAAGGTTGCAGGATACTGTGGGCTTCTGTTTTCCCATGAGAACTTACAACAAGCAGTCAAAACCCCTCTtttctaataaaagaaaaatacaccttTCAGAATTAATGCTTGAGAAATGCCCTTTTCCTGCTGGTTCGGATTTAGCCCAAAAATGGCATTTAATTAAACAGCATACAGCCCCTGTGAGCCCACATTCAACATTTTTTGATACATTTGATCCATCCTTGGTTTCCACAGAAGATGAAGAAGATAGGCTTAGAGAGAGAAGGCGGCTTAGTATTGAAGAAGGGGTTGACCCCCCTCCCAATGCGCAAATACATACGTTTGAAGCCACTGCACAGGTTAATCCATTATATAAACTGGGACCAAAGCTAGCTCCTGGAATGACTGAAATAAATGGGGACAGTTCTGTAATTCCACAGGCTAATTGTGACTCAGAAGAGGACACAACCACCCTGTGTTTGCAGTCACGGAGGCAGAAGCAACGTCAGGTGTCTGGAGACAGCCATGCCCATGTTAGCAGGCAGGGAGCCTGGAAAGTTCACACGCAGATTGATTACATACACTGCCTTGTGCCCGACTTGCTTCAGATTACCGGTAACCCCTGTTACTGGGGAGTGATGGACCGCTATGAAGCAGAAGCCCTTCTTGATGGGAAACCTGAAGGCACATTTTTGCTCAGGGACTCTGCACAAGAGGACTACCTCTTCTCTGTGAGCTTTCGGCGCTACAACAGATCCCTGCATGCCCGAATTGAACAGTGGAATCACAACTTTAGTTTTGATGCTCATGACCCATGTGTGTTTCACTCCTCCACTGTAACAGGACTTTTGGAACACTATAAGGATCCCAGTTCTTGCATGTTTTTTGAACCGTTGCTTACTATATCACTAAATAGGACTTTCCCTTTCAGTCTGCAGTACATCTGTCGCGCAGTAATCTGCAGGTGCACCACATATGATGGAATTGACGGGCTCCCTTTACCATCAGTGttacaggattttttaaaagagtatcATTATAAACAAAAAGTTAGAGTTCGCTGGTTAGAAAGAGAACCAGTCAAGGCAAAGTAA